Proteins found in one Coffea eugenioides isolate CCC68of chromosome 5, Ceug_1.0, whole genome shotgun sequence genomic segment:
- the LOC113770111 gene encoding V-type proton ATPase subunit C, whose protein sequence is MATRYWIVSLPIQNNSSPSSLWSRLQESISKHSFDTPLYRFNIPNLRVGTLDSLLALSDDLLKNNSFIEGVSHKIRRQIEELEKVSGVVSSSLTVDGVPVDSYLTRFLWDEAKYPTMSLLREIVDGIHTQIAKIEDDLKVRVAEYNNVRSQLNAINRKQTGSLAVRDLSNLVKPEDIVTSEHLTTLLAIVPKYSQKDWLASYETLSTYVVPRSSKKLYEDNEYALYTVMLFSRDADNFRTKARERAFQIRDFEYNSETQESRKQELEKLMQDQERFRSSLLQWCYTSYGEVFISWMHFCAVRIFAESILRYGLPPSFLSAVLSPSVKSEKKVRSILEGLCDSSNSTYWKTEDEGPVSGFGADADAHPYVSFTINLI, encoded by the exons ATGGCAACACGGTATTGGATAGTTTCACTCCCAATCCAAAACAATTCATCACCTTCTTCCCTTTGGAGTCGCCTGCAAGAATCAATTTCCAAACATTCCTTTGATACCCCACTTTATCGG TTTAACATTCCTAATCTTCGGGTGGGAACACTGGACTCGCTGTTAGCACTCAGTGATGATCTTCTCAAG AATAACAGCTTCATTGAAGGAGTATCCCACAAGATACGTAGGCAAATTGAGGAATTGGAGAAGGTTTCGGGTGTGGTCAGTAGCTCTCTCACAGTCGATGGGGTTCCTGTTGACTCGTATCTTACTAG ATTTTTATGGGATGAAGCTAAATATCCAACAATGTCACTGTTGAGGGAGATTGTGGATGGAATACATACACAAATAGCCAAGATTGAGGATGACCTTAAG GTTCGTGTTGCTGAGTACAATAACGTACGTAGTCAACTCAATGCCATTAACAGAAAGCAGACAGGAAG CTTAGCAGTTCGTGATCTATCCAATTTGGTGAAGCCAGAGGATATTGTCACATCTGAACACTTAACCACACTGCTTGCTATTGTTCCGAAATATTCCCAGAAGGATTGGCTGGCGAGTTATGAGACACTCTCAACCTATGTG GTCCCAAGATCCTCGAAGAAGCTGTATGAGGACAATGAGTATGCTCTTTACACTGTTATGCTGTTCAGCCGTGATGCTGACAACTTCAGGACAAAAGCACGTGAAAGAGCTTTTCAA ATTCGAGATTTCGAGTACAATTCTGAAACACAAGAGAGTCGGAAGCAGGAACTAGAAAAACTGATGCAAGACCAGGAAAGATTTAGAAGCTCTCTGCTACAATGGTGCTACACCAGTTATGGAGAG GTATTTATCTCCTGGATGCACTTTTGTGCTGTACGTATCTTTGCTGAGAGCATTCTTAGATATGGCCTTCCACCATCTTTTTTG TCTGCTGTATTGTCACCATCtgtgaaaagtgaaaagaaagtGCGCTCCATCTTGGAAGGTTTGTGTGACAGTTCAAACAG CACCTACTGGAAAACTGAGGATGAAGGACCGGTTAGTGGTTTTGGGGCTGATGCTGATGCACATCCTTATGTTTCCTTTACCATCAATCTGATTTAA